In Vigna radiata var. radiata cultivar VC1973A chromosome 3, Vradiata_ver6, whole genome shotgun sequence, the following proteins share a genomic window:
- the LOC106757427 gene encoding dirigent protein 2-like, producing MANSTIFLCLNLSLLISLVTATYYQSLAPTLMGFREDKFTHLHFFFHDVVTGPNPSMVIVAEPNGKAKDALPFGTVVAMDDPLTAGPEPDSKLVGKAQGIYTSISQAEMGLMMVMTMAFTDGDFNGSSISVLARNMIMSEPVREMAIVGGTGAFRFARGYAQARFHSVDFSKGDAIVEYDVFVNHY from the coding sequence ATGGCCAACTCTACCATTTTCCTTTGCCTTAACCTCTCTTTACTAATATCTCTCGTCACCGCCACTTACTATCAAAGCTTAGCCCCAACGCTAATGGGTTTCCGCGAAGACAAGTTCACTCatcttcacttcttcttccacgACGTAGTCACCGGACCCAACCCCAGCATGGTCATTGTCGCCGAGCCCAACGGAAAAGCCAAGGACGCCCTTCCCTTCGGCACCGTCGTCGCCATGGACGACCCCTTGACTGCCGGACCCGAACCCGACTCCAAACTCGTCGGGAAGGCCCAGGGGATTTACACTTCCATTTCTCAGGCTGAGATGGGGCTTATGATGGTTATGACCATGGCCTTCACTGACGGAGACTTCAACGGCAGCAGCATAAGCGTGTTGGCCAGAAACATGATCATGAGCGAACCTGTTAGGGAAATGGCCATCGTTGGCGGCACCGGCGCTTTTCGCTTCGCTCGTGGCTATGCTCAGGCCAGGTTCCACTCCGTCGATTTCTCCAAAGGCGATGCCATCGTCGAATACGACGTCTTCGTCAACCACTATTGA